The genomic interval TAAGTTCTTCCCTGGTTAGGTAAGCTCGTTTCCTTTCACCTTCTTTAGTTCGCATCTGATTTTGCACCTGAAAGAAGATATAGGCAAACATACCGTATAGTGTTTTTTTTCGTGTATCACAAGTTTCACAATCTATTTTTGTGCACAATAGAAACAACAATAACTGATTGTCtacaatttgtttatttattgtaATAGCAAAAAGATTGAGGTAACATTTTAATTTTATGAGAGAAAAGTGAAAACCAATTCATCAGAAAATCAAAAATTTATCTCACTTCTCCAATCAAATCATTTTCAATTGGTACTAAGTTCTGCAGTCTTCCATGCCATACTTTTCACAAAGAATGCAACTCCAAGTCATTGGCACAATGATGGTATACTTTACAGAGCTGTATGTACTTTAAACTCTTCCAATaacaagatgaaaaaaaaaaaccctaaattaTCAGCTACCAAATGATCAGTCACCCATCACCAAATGGCATAATACAGATCGCAAAAAAATGTTTAGCCACTTAGAGACTCCtgatttattgcttttctattatcattatctttctcatgagaTAATCATTCACAATAATCAAAAAGCCAAACAAACTGGTCGAATTCCATACAGCAATTTAAGGACACAATAAAACAACCCAAGTCTTCTTAACTCTCTAAATCCCAGGCCAAATACACTCCAGTTAAGTCCAAACAATTTatatcatcatttgggatccaaGATTTGAGACTAAATCTATCAAGTTAAACTACAGAGAGAAGACAAAAGTAGCAAATTTTCTACCAAACCAGATTCAACAGTGTTATAGAGAAAGAAAAGAATGCACGATTACCTGCTTTAGCTTCCCGGTTGTCTCGATCATACGGCTCTGTATCTCAATAAAAGCCTGGAACCACAAATCCAAAATCACTCTTTAACAGCATGAATCAAATTTCGAGAACCGATCGAGATCAAGGTCGACAGAGTAACACGATCCtcgagaagaaaaaaaacaaccaCTTGAGAAGGAGATGAAAGCATACACCTTACCATCCGGTTCGCTTCATCAGCCATTTCCAGAGATCTGCTTCAAGGTCGTCCGATGGAAGAACCCTAATTCGAGGGAGTACGCGATCCGCCAGCACGAGAGCGAAGCAGGGAAGGGAACAGGCAAGGGCCAAGGGGTACGGTTTAAATGGGCCAGGCCAAAGAGCCTCTCTGTGGAATATTGAtgggttttaatgtttaatgattCGGAATAGGTTTGATTTGATTCAGACCAAAATCTTGGTTCGGTCGAGCACAGCCTAGGgattaaataattatatttttttctcaaTAATAATAGTAACAAATCATGTGATTAGCTCAACTAAATCATATAACATTAACAACCATCAATCATGATCAGCTCAACTTATAATCGACTACTAAGTAATTAGAAGGTAGGGGGAAAAAATTCCTATAATATATCTGTCAtccttattattattaatattattttttcacgACCTTTATGATGTAGATCTATAGCACAACTAATTGTCAACGGTAAATTGTAATTTTTGAGAGATGAGGAGCAAAGTTATCTCGACCGTGTCTTTAAAAGCGGACCAACGGTATAGATTGTCGGTGAAATATATGCTTTCCATCTATATATTTCAATGACAACTCACTTttccatttaaaaaaaatccccTTGAAAACAATTTACTTTATTTTCTCAGTATCAtctaaaattttatcatcatcaaATATGACAATATTCCCTATTATTCATTTCACAGGTGACTATTAAAAGTAAATCGATTCCATAAATATGCAAACATAGTATCATATGTGCTATATCATTTTTTTAACCAAATAAAATAATATCAATAATAGAACATAAAGGGATATTTGATTTAAAATTACTAATTTATAAAAATACAGTGTCAAACTCGAGCCAATAATTGCAGGATAACCTTCTAGAAGCTTCTAGAGCGGCTAAACATAACCATGTATAACCGGTGATAAGTGCTGGAGGAACCCGACTATTTGCAAGCTATGAACTGAAACCAATCCGATAAGATCAAGAGCATAAAGGCATTATCATTGATCCTCAACTAAACCAATGGCTCCACTCTAATCCACTAGAGTTCACCTAAACTCAACTCCATTCCAACAATGTTGCTTCTCAACTCAAACTAATTCAAACAGGACACAAACAAATTTCAAACAGAGTTGCTTCCCAATTAGAAAGGGCACAGTTGAGGCCCAACACACTTGAGACCAACCACATCACAACCTAGACCATCTGAGCCGAAACAGTTCCAAGCTAACCAAAAACAGCCCAAACTGAGCCAAACCTCATCAGCTTGACTAAAGTTTAACACATACTCATTTAGCGACATGCCCAAAATAATGATCCAAGCCTGAATAACCGATTAGCACACTACTTTTAAACTTGGAAACCAGCCGTAACAACTGCAATCGCAATTTCATAAATCTTATTCTAAAATAGAATAATGCTTTTAACTCCAGGACCATGCCAGTGTCCACTCGTGATAATAATGTGAAATGCATCCTGTTCAATGAGCAGATCCTTCAATTAACATCTAGCAGTCTGTAGGTCACTCGAACATAACTTTAACGTCTGTACACAGACATCAAGGAAACCAATTCCATGAGTCAGCACAGTTTGTAAGCAGCCCCCCTACTTCCCAACTACGATTCCTTATAAATCGAACCCGTGGTTTCAATTTCCGCTGGTATGCTCTTACATTCAACTCAACTTAAGCAAGGGAAGAAGTATTGACAATGCATGGGACCTGTGCTAATCCATAGAATTGTTTGCAGGCTGTTTTTTGGAAATTGGACCAATCCATGAAATTGATTTCTTTCTGGCTGTGTAAACATAATGCTGACATCACACAATAACAGTATTAAGGTGAGCAATGTAGCTTTGATAGAATATTGAAAAATAAGTAATAGGACAATATTTACATAGACAGAAGATGACATAGGAACAATGCTTACAGAATGAGTGAAAAACATATCCTTCAATTAACATCTAGCAGTCTGAAAGTTATTTGAAGTCAGTAACATGACTTTTGTAGTAGTAGGGAGAGAAGTCTAGCAAATACATGATCTAACTTCAACTAAAGAATAttgaaaatatataatatgaagaTATTTATACAGGACAGGAGATGAGATGAAACAGTGCTTACAGATTCTTGAGTTGAACATATATGGGAACCATGTGTTAGTTTGTGAGATGAAGCAAACAAGTTGCGTATTCCTCTGTTGGGCCATAGGGTTTTTGAGAGTTGCTTGTAAGTGGTCATGATAGAGATAACTGTGAAACTTCAACACTGTTACAGATGGAAGTTCTTGCAGAAAATTAAGAACTTGCAAGGTGAGGGAATGTTTGTTGCAGCACATGGGGAAGGTTCAGTACAATCTCTGCATAAGCTAAAGAAGCAAACAAAGGCACAAAAGATTCAGGGAGAGCAGAAAGACCTCATAATGCATTTGAATAAAATGGATAGCTATTTTGAATGCTGGAATAGGTAAAAGACTAGAAAAAGAATTTTTGATTTCCTTAGTGGAATGGAATAAatatggaaaatttattttacaaaaatgtTATAACGAATAGTTTTCATAATGATAAATATTAATCTAGCTAACACAATCTGCTTGATCTTGGGTGAGCCAGCTAGTTTGTTGGTAACTCTCTAAGTTTGACTGGTCAACCTTGGTGAAGCCACTTGGGCGAGGCAAGCCTGACAGACCCACTCGACTTGTCGGCTTGCCTCGTCCAACTGACTACACCAGTCTGTGCTCAGACCATTCTGGCCCAGCTCACCTAGAATGCTGTCACACTCAAATTGCATGCTTGATTGCCCGACCCACTCTGTCTATGTAGCTCACCatcataatatatatttatttatattttttttagcagagttgaacaaagtaaaaaaatatgaatTGTTTAAAGAATGAAATAGACAAGGAATAGTTATTTCTTATGAAGAGAGAAGAACTCAAAGAAAATACAATATCTATTTCTATAAATCAAGCGTGACATTGCCATTCTCAAGAAACCAAGGGCAGCCTACCTATAAAACTTCCAAGCTTTCAAAAGTTTATCAACTACAACGACCACTTGTCAAAATTCAAGCATTCCTACAACATTATTATCTACTTCTGAGTAATTTTCAAAATCGGCATACTCCTGATAAATTTTGGAATTTGTGGAAGCTCTAAATAAATTGTCCAAAACAGAAGTATCCGATTGTAATTACCTTCAGGCAAGCTCATGGTTCTGAGAGCATCTTCGGCATAAGGAAGACGAGATGGAATAGATTGTGCACCTCCTTTTTTCTCATCTGCTAAGGTCTTCTTCGAAGGGTGTACAGGCCATGCCAAAACCCGTATACGACTAGGTAGTATAGAAACGAGATCTGCATACCTAAGACTAACAGTCACCTTACTGCACGAGGAAAAAAACACTGATATAAGAAGCAAACAATTTGCTTAGCATCAACTAAGAATAACAAAAGATAAAGTTAGAATCATTTTTTCAAAAAGGCCCTCTTCATAGTTGACATGTACCACATCTTctgaaacataaaataaaaaacccAGGGTATTATAAGGGGGAAAATAAAACTATATAGATATAGGGGTGTTTTTGATATTATCAAAGAAGGTTTTTGTTATTTTGGCCAAATATTTTCACGAGGAACAAAATTATGAGAACACAACTTGATAAATTCCGCCACCTTAAGTCTGGTTGTAACCTCAATTTAGGATAAGACTTAAGCTTATAATTTGAAATTATAAGCTATGATGTAGTAAGTGCCCACTCATTCAAAAGTACTGACGCAGACATTACAAACAAGCAAATTATAAAATGTACCAGTTGGATAACTGATTTGAACTTGTACTTTGGTACTCACCAATCGAAGTCCTCCAATACAAATTCAATCAAGTTGTAGGAAAGGCTATGAAATAGTTCCCCTATCTGATTCCCATAAAGCTCCTTGATAAGACGAACCTAGTAAATCCAAATGTTAATGAACACTGAGGAAATTTTGTGAATTGTAAAATGTTCATAGCATGTTAAATAGATAAAAACAATCAACAAGTTTTATCCTGACAATTTGGGTATTTCATTAGCCGTCTAGACATCTTTTAATTAAATGCAGCAAAGACTTCTTGGTCTTCCTTTACTTTACTACCATCAGCTTTAATCGATCAACTTGCTTAACAATGAAATATATACACTGTTGTTGGGCATGCCCATACCACCTTGAGTCATTATCTTATTTTACCTAGTAAATAATAAGTCATCATATATTATTTCTCTCTCCTTATCTACTCACACATCTATCTCAAGATCCTCCTATTAAATGTTTTAACATTTTGAGCCTGTTGTTTCTTAACCACTCAACATATGATCCATAGGACATGTTTGGTGACTTCCACTATTATCCATATTCATGAAAGCTTCGAAATACAATTAAAGGATGAGTCAAAACTTAGCTTCTATATTGTTCTCATGGACAAGAGGACTCTGAAATTGCTATTAAATACAGATAATATGagagataaaaaaaaacaatctatGTGAAAAATATTTAGCCTGTCATctatagttttaaaatagatataaaataacACAGAATCATGCAGGATCAAGAGTAACTTATTAAGCAAgaaaagttataaaaaaaaaaagttttaatctgaacatctaagttaaatattttgtAATAGCATTTGAAGATAAAACTCAACATAATCATACCTGTTCTCTCCTGTCCACGTATGATTGCAAAATTTCTCCAACATAATCTACAAATTTCTAACATGTATGACCAATATCAGCtgattttttactttaaaaaataaagaaagtatATCAGAAATAAATCATAAACCTACAATGGCATTAGAAGAGAGAAGGTCATTTTCTGCTTCACGTATTGGGAGGAAGAAAGGAACCGTGTGCTCAATTACAGACATCTTTTCAAGAAACGATTTGCTTTCAAGCACACAATGGTAAGTTTCACAGGGTTCTCCTACAAAGGATTAATGAAGATTAAAATccatgatttttaaaaggatccTAAGAAATCATTAATTTTCGCCTTTGACCATTTCATTAGGTTAAATGTGCGTTGACAGTCCTTAACAGACACTTTAGAAGCTGGTCTAATATTTATCCTCTAGAAATGTATAATTTGGCTTTATTCATGTTCATTGACGTATGCCAATTTTTCCAAGTTATAAAGAATGCTGAAATATGGAAATCCAAGGTTTTTCAAAGAATTATATACAAAGGGATACATTTGCCTTCAGATGATAAGTAACATAATACCAGCAACAGTATTAGTCTACTTTACCTGCAAAATAAGTCTCAAATTGTATTCCAATTCTTGCACCTTCTAGACAACAGATTACCTACTAACAAGGACAAAAAGGATGCCAATTCAGTTAGCAACTCCAAAGCCATAAAAAATCACTCCAACAAGCATGTAATTGTAAGAAATAGAATAACTTCAGCTATCATTGATTTTATTGAATAATTTTCATTGGAAAGTCCAGTACTGGTTGGCATGCTTTGGTTTTGGCGCATTTCATGTACAGGTTTGTATGGTCCTAGAATAGTAATTGTATAGCTGCTACAAACAAGACAATGTGCTCCAATTCAATGATTTCAGTATTTATAGAACTTCCATAATGTACATCTGATTAAGAAAGTTCTCAGCACCATAACACTAAGCTTGCAACTTAAAGAACACTCAATGGTTAAATTTCCTAAAATAGAATGTTATGATAAAACTATACAATTATTAAGGGTGAAAAAAAATCTAGCACTGTAACACTGCATTTCGCGTGGGAACTGGTAACAAAGTTGCCGCATATGACAATTTAACAGCAGAATGTAACTTCTGTTTAGatgaaagaaaattaaaatcaactcatCACAACTATATAATGTATGGTAGCCAAAATAGAGAAATACCTTATTCTTCATTTTGTATGTTATTTTGGCATGAATCAATGGATCCAATGGTGTACATGTTTCATTAGACATTGCTTTTCTCTCTGCTTCCATATGGACCTGGGTCAAGAATTTTAAAAACTACAAATTTAGGACGCACTATATGCTAAATCAAGAATAAGAAAatgtaataataatttaatacaaTAGAAATTGAATAACCAATTACTACTTCCAGTGGCAAGTTTAAATAATATACCACTTCCATAAAAAGCATCATCCATTTCCATCAGATACAACTATATGCTTTAGTgtgatgaaaaataaaataaaataaaataaaataaatggagAAATATAGCAATACTTTTTCACGGATTGTAGCTAGTAGTCCGTCATTCCACTGCTCTTCATCCAAAGAAATCTCTGCCAATAAAATATGGTTGAGATGTGTAGATTTTCTGGTTAGAAAGTTATGACATACAGCTTTCCAATCAAAAACAAAGATGATGTATATCAGTAACAAGACAATGTCAGCTGGAAATGATTCCCTAGATCTTTGAGGCTATCCATGGAATCTCAAAGCATTTGTGAATATTTTTTAATGTACAAGTATCCAACATGAGTATTAACATGGATGAACGAAAAGTAGGTTGGTAATCAAGGATTCTGAGTATATGGATGCACATAGAAAGATTCAATATTTGAACACCAAGATAAAACAAACACAATTGACACTTTTTACTGAAATTTATCTATCCTATGTGTAAATGCCAACAAATTGCAATTTGCAGTTTTGGACACATAAGCAAATGCTACCCTAAAACATATAAATGTAACTGCACGAATACTTGCATATTATTGCAATTGTTACCACATTTGTAGTTGTTTCAAATAGATGAATGCAAGTGCAAATGCTCCATAACTTACACAGTAAGGTTACCAAAACAAGAATatggattttttttatcaaatattaGAATCACATATACCTTGGTGAttctaaaattaaaaaacaaatcaTATTTTTAAATCTTATTAATTTATACAAACAAGATATGACTACAACACATGGCTTGCAATGAATGCAGCAAGTGTGCAATGTAATAATAAGTGTGGCGAGTTCCCATGCAGCCTTCAAGGTCTTGCTGAAAGACTTGAAACAAACAGATATGTAAGAAACCAAACACTGAACCATTGTTGCAAAGTCATCAGAAGGATACCTTCAGTTTGAGCAGTTCGTGCCGCATCAAATTCCTTTTCCAAACGTTCAAATATTATCTTATCAGAGTCCCTGTGAGAAATAAGCTTTATCATCACCAAACAAcagcaacataaaaaaaaaagggcagcccgatgcacgaagctcccgccatgtagggtcccgaggaaggatccattgtacgcagtcttaccctgctttttacaagaggttgtttccaggatttgaacccgtgaccttttggtcacatggcaacaactttaccgttgcgccaaggctccccttcaaacaAGGGTAACATGATAATGAAAAAACTTTATGGCTACAGAGTAAGAGAAGTTATCTTGTAATTAGAGGCTGAATGAAACATATAAAGAGCAACTAAAATGAATTCTTTATTGGTATAGTTGAGAACAACAAAACAATAGCACATTTCACATGTATGAACCTATATTGTTGACGGAAAAACTGATACAAGAAATTTCAATTGGAAACAAATCTACAACTTGTGCAGATTATAGGCAGATCTACTAAATCCTGATAGGAAATCTTGCACTTCATCATGGCTCACCAGACAACCACGACTCCATTATGACTTGAAAAAGAGGATTAGTCCCTTTGAATATGATTTAAATGTGTTCCAAACTGACAAACTCAAGAACATGTATCatgcaacttaaaaaaaaaaaaggacagcctGGTGAACGAAACTCCCGCTATGCAGGGTCTCGGGGAAggattgtacgcagccttaccttgctttttgcaagaggttgtttccagaattcgaacccgtgaccttttggtctcatggcaacaactttaccgttgcgtcaaggctccccttctatcATGCAACTTATTAATCCTAAATTAAAACGTAACAAGGAGGTATAAAATCCTATTGTGTCAGTTAACACAGGCGAAATATCTCGTTATGCCTGCCAAAAGACGTAGAACTTATCCAAGACAGAGAAACTCTTTGGAAACTTATGCGATCAAACGAACCACGTGACACTGAGGAAGTTGTCCAAAGTGGTGATGAAGCTCCCATGACACGTCTGAGACAACTTCGACATTTCCCCAACCTACCCAAGATGACGGCAAAGCTCCCATGACTTGTCCAACATGACTTTCGCAGCCTATCTGAGACAACTAGGAAGCTTCTGTGACCTCTGAGACAACCACAAACTTTTTGCAAGCTGCTTAAGATGAAGTGAAGCTTTCACAACTTATACAAGACAACAAAACTGCTCGAGGCTTCTGCAAACTGTCGGAGACTTCACAAGATTCCACAACgcaagcttttttttttttatcatttttctacttcaatcttcttccttttctttctactcATCTCCAATTCTTTCCTCCTTGAATGTCTGTGTCTTCAACACTATGTGATGGCACTATCGGCACGACATCAAAACGTCTCATTCCGGCCAAGGATTGAATCCCCGGATTGGAACCAGATTCAAAAGCTTGATAACAAGTACTTCTCGTTAATAAAAGTAGAAAGAAACTATCTAGCCTAGAAGGATTACAATGATGTTAGCAAATTTTATTTAGTCAAGAACAATTTTCCATTTTCAAAGGGTCATACAATTAAAAAATGGCTTATAGCAGATGACTACAAAAAAAATAGACTTGGCATAGTATTGAAGGATATTTCCTTGTCTATTTATTCTAAAAATAATGTATGAAGTCCCCTTCTAATAAAGCATCCTCCTAGACACAATATTGTTAGTGAAATTCTTCATTTGGACAAAATGAATTTGGACAGGAGAGGTGCATTCTAATACAGCAGGGAGAACATGATGTTCCTAGTAAAACAGATTAGGTGTTTATTGGCGGACACATCATTACAAAATGTTGGTAAACCAAATAAACTGTTTACCTTGATAACCGCTCTGTCAATTCTTCATGCCTTTTCAGTACATTTGACACTGAAAGAAGCCAACACATTTGAAGCGTTGACAAATATTTTATTCATTCTCCTCTGGTACAGGATATTCAAAAAAATATGCAAATTTATTAGAATACAGAAAATAGGAACCTACATCGAGCCCGTGTTGTCTCTAACCGAATATCCTCCTCTTGTGCAAAATTCTAAAAAGTAACAGAAAAATTAGTGGACTGTAATATTTCACAAAGTGCTCAATTACTAATTAAACTAAGAAGATCTGCTAGTAGAGTTTGCATACCACTTCCCCAGTCAGTGCATGTGACCGTCTCTTCAACTGCTCTATTTGCTGCATGTCAGAAGACAACATCTATCAAGTGTGTCAGAAGACAAAAGATCATCTAGGTCAATTGAGTAAAAAAACAGCACAAAAAGAGAATTGATCTGAAGCTAAAATCTATCTCAGTATCCTAGTTTATTTCCATATTTCACAAACTCTATGGGCTTGGTACACAAACTTACCCTTTCAATAAAACAAAAACACAGAGAGATTTCAACCACAGGTTGAAGGAACACCAATAGATGAAAGGGCTTACCTTAAGACAAGAAAAGAGATGCACTTAGGACTCTAAAACTCGTAATACAATGCAAAAGGAATAGATTGCATAATGGGAAAGCTACTCTAGTAACTAGTGATTAAGGTTTTCTCAGTTTCAAACTTTGAAATCGACTATTCATTACTTCTTGGACAGTAGGAATCAAGCAAATACATACACCTATCCTTGCCCTAGCTTACAGGAACTGCAGAATATCCTCTCTTACCTTCAACAGCAGGAAGGAATCAAATAGCAATTTCAGGGCTTAGGATAATAGGAATGCCAGATAAAATAAAAGAATTGGTATTTAACATGCATGCAAGACTATAGAATATACAATTTGTGATTTTAGGTTTTGACATATGGATAGCAATACAGTACTAAATACACAAACCAGTTTCTCAGCGCCCAGACTATACACATCTTCTACTGATAAACTAACAGCCACTAAAGAATGCTTATACAGGGGATCAAACTCAGAACCTAATTCACTCGTGCCCACAATCTTATCAATATTGATTGACAACATGAACAATGCATTTCAGCCATGCAAAGTGTTACTTACAAACACTGAAACCATGGGATGACAGGCAGCCTAGATTGTGCAACTTCAAATAGGGGATCCAATATAGGTATTCCCTTATTTTTGACATACAAAGATTAAGAAAGCAGATGACAAACCTGCAAAGAATTTGTAGATATCTCACTATCTTTAGATTTCTGCTCTTGATCATTCAACAGAAATGATTTTGGTTCTGGAACAAACCTGCATATCAAGAGTAATTATTAGGACCTGGATGAACTAAGGTATAACTTCAGCATATCATAAATTGGAAATTACTTCCTTGACAAAAAGTTGCGGTTACAAAGTACTCACACTTTTCCTGCAAGGTTTGACAAAATGTCTTTAGTTAGTAGCATACATTGCATAGTTCACTTTCTCCAAAGCATAATCTAGCTATGAGCAGGCAATTTTATTGTGACTTGGTAATCAAAGATATAGGTGTCTTTGTTCAGTATATCAAATTCTAGTTCCAAACAACTTGATTAAGAAATGATATTTCTACCTCACTAAGTTATCTACTGATTCACCCCCTTGTAAATGGAGTATGGAAAAGAAACATATGGCTTAGGTGTTAATCCTAGAAAAGAACCCCACACACTCATCCATGGTCTTCAAGATTCAGTGAACCTATGCTGCGAAATTAGGCCTCAAACATCAGAACCTGTTTAGGCACATTTGCGTAGGCTCAGGTTGATATCTAAATAAAGGACAACAGAATAAAAGCACATAAATCATGGCATGGTTCAATGGCAAGAAGGGATTCTTTGTCACCTTTTTCTGCAGTTAAAAAAGTATGTGCATGAATCTATCTTTAACCATTAACATTATAGTGCTCAGGTTGATATCTAAATAAAGGACAATGGAATAAAAGGACATAAATCAAGGCATGGTTCAATGGCAAGAAGGGATTCTTTTTCACCTTTTTCTGCAGTTAAAAAAGTATGTGCGTGAATCTATCTTTCACCGTTAACATTAGAGTGCAGagatgaaaacaaaaaaaaaaacactgctTAAGTTGCAGGACAGAACATTTGAATATTTGCACTGCAACGTATGCTTTGATTGACATCTACTTGGGTAGTTAAGAAAGATATAAGAGACGTCACATAGACTTGTGTTTAGCTTAATCCATAAACGTATGGCAAAAAGTTCCCAAAAGATTTGAGCATTGAGATTTAAACGTGTAATGAATGTAATTGTTACATAAACAAGGGTATGAAGATATGATGAACAACTAAAATTGCAATACTTGGCAATTCATGGCATTGAATTCCTTCATTGAATGATTAGGATTCCCATTACAGCAGTTAGATGTCTGCTAATATTCTATCTTAGCTACGATGTTTCAAAGATAATATTAGAAGAGTTAAAG from Zingiber officinale cultivar Zhangliang chromosome 6B, Zo_v1.1, whole genome shotgun sequence carries:
- the LOC121989250 gene encoding uncharacterized protein LOC121989250, which encodes MADEDNRMVQNQIQTNEGEKKRAYLTREELSQLPDDTNTYKSIGKVFVPEPKSFLLNDQEQKSKDSEISTNSLQQIEQLKRRSHALTGEVNFAQEEDIRLETTRARLSNVLKRHEELTERLSRDSDKIIFERLEKEFDAARTAQTEEISLDEEQWNDGLLATIREKVHMEAERKAMSNETCTPLDPLIHAKITYKMKNKVICCLEGARIGIQFETYFAGEPCETYHCVLESKSFLEKMSVIEHTVPFFLPIREAENDLLSSNAIKFVDYVGEILQSYVDRREQVRLIKELYGNQIGELFHSLSYNLIEFVLEDFDCKVTVSLRYADLVSILPSRIRVLAWPVHPSKKTLADEKKGGAQSIPSRLPYAEDALRTMSLPEAYAEIVLNLPHVLQQTFPHLASS